The following are encoded in a window of Penaeus vannamei isolate JL-2024 chromosome 17, ASM4276789v1, whole genome shotgun sequence genomic DNA:
- the LOC113825372 gene encoding transmembrane protein 263, protein MTSYIKGIYSYVRPGSETAAPATSSPATSPTQSLPPTPTETKPEQQPGYLKWAVSGVASGIYNVGSNTLGAGVTSVKWVAGTTYNVGAGVVGTAGTVVGTVAGTAGTVASTVGSGASAIVSKVATKKKEHSD, encoded by the exons ATGACCAGCTACATCAAGGGGATTTACAGCTACGTCAGACCG GGTAGTGAAACTGCAGCGCCAGCCACATCCAGCCCTGCCACAAGCCCTACGCAGAGTCTACCCCCGACACCCACGGAGACTAAACCGGAGCAGCAGCCAGGCTATCTGAAATGGGCTGTATCTGGAGTGGCATCGGGCATCTATAACGTAG GCTCCAACACCCTAGGTGCGGGTGTCACGAGTGTGAAGTGGGTGGCTGGCACGACCTACAACGTGGGGGCAGGCGTTGTTGGGACAGCTGGTACTGTTGTAGGAACAGTAGCAGGCACAGCAGGCACTGTGGCCAGCACTGTGGGTTCAGGAGCTTCTGCAATTGTCTCCAAGGTTGCTACCAAGAAAAAGGAACATTCGGACTAA